The Mercurialis annua linkage group LG8, ddMerAnnu1.2, whole genome shotgun sequence genome window below encodes:
- the LOC130014936 gene encoding B3 domain-containing transcription factor VRN1-like has protein sequence MDSCPLRDDGRPMFKSKIPRFFKIILDDALRDGKLYIPRKFVRLYGNNLPSSVVLKVPSGAKWKLDLVKSDGEIWFQKGWQDFVNFYSIAYRSFLVDHFQCFIFSFIYLMKVQ, from the exons ATGGATTCTTGTCCTTTAAGAGACGACGGAAGGCCGATGTTCAAATCAAAAATACCCCGTTTTTTCAAGATTATTCTTGACGACGCCCTTCGTGATGGCAAGCTT TATATTCCAAGAAAATTTGTCAGACTCTACGGAAACAATCTGCCAAGTTCAGTAGTCCTCAAGGTTCCAAGTGGTGCAAAATGGAAACTAGATTTAGTGAAATCTGACGGTGAGATTTGGTTCCAGAAGGGTTGGCAAGACTTTGTCAACTTTTACTCTATAGCTTATCGGTCATTTCTAGTCGACCACTTTcagtgttttattttttcttttatttatttaatgaagGTTCAATAG
- the LOC126660674 gene encoding linoleate 13S-lipoxygenase 2-1, chloroplastic-like — MLSCQIQKLNSTKAFSLLPPRPFIHGEKAVSVPTFKQQKCNPKKQQNRRFSVRASLLDKAISAVTNKTVVNATVTVKLTVGGLISSVGVTQPLDQLTDVIGKSLLLELVSAELDPKTGLEKETVKSYAHVQIGIQKIGEVKLEAKFTVPEDFGEVGAVLIENQRFKELFIDNIVLEGFPKGPLTISCNSWVHSKHDNPTKRIFFNNKSYLPSETPDGLRRLREEELENLRGNGQGERQSFDRIYDYDTYNDLGNPDYDSETKRPVLGGKEHPYPRRCRTGRPRTKTEPLSESRSLDIYIPRDESFSELKQASFGINTIKSVLHGLVPIIESALVDKERGFPYFTAIDTLFNEGIELPKDTEKPWYLQTLLPRTVKAVKDTGNEILLFETPELFDRDKFSWFRDEEFSRQTLAGLNPMGIELVTEWPLKSKLDPEIYGPAESAITKEIIEKEIRGFMTVEEALKQKRLFVLDYHDLLLPYVGKVRELEGTTFYGSRTLFFLVDECSLRPVAIELTRPKIDDKPQWRQVFTPGFDATSCWLWRLAKAHVLAHDSGIHQLVSHWLRTHACVEPYIIAANRQLSEMHPVYRLLSPHFRYTMEINALARGLLINAGGIIETTFNPGKYSIELSSAAYDKLWRFDTEALPADLIRRGMAVEDPTAKHGLKLTIEDYPFANDGLELWDAIKQWVTDYVNYYYPEASKVKSDHELQGFWEEVRTKGHGDKKDEPWWPVLNSQEDLIHVLTTIIWVTSGHHAAVNFGQYVFAGYFPNRPTMARTNMPTEDPSEEEFDLFLKKPEYTLLKCFPSQIQATKVMAILDVLSGHSPEEEYLGATLEPSWEADHVIKTAYERFSARLKELEADIDEKNNDLKNTNRSGAGVVPYELLKPFSDPGVTGRGVPNSISI, encoded by the exons ATGTTAAGTTGTCAAATTCAGAAGCTAAATTCAACAAAAGCCTTCTCTCTTCTTCCACCAAGACCTTTCATCCATGGAGAAAAGGCTGTTTCAGTGCCTACTTTTAAGCAACAAAAATGTAACCCTAAAAAGCAACAGAATAGACGGTTTAGTGTACGTGCCAGTCTTCTTGATAAGGCTATATCAGCAGTAACTAATAAAACTGTCGTTAACGCCACAGTTACCGTTAAGTTAACTGTTGGTGGTCTCATTTCTAGTGTTGGTGTAACTCAGCCTCTTGATCAGTTGACTGATGTTATTGGTAAAAGTCTTCTTTTGGAGCTTGTTAGTGCTGAGCTTGATCCCA AGACCGGACTGGAGAAGGAGACGGTGAAGTCATACGCTCATGTTCAGATAGGAATCCAGAAGATTGGTGAAGTGAAATTAGAAGCAAAATTTACAGTTCCAGAAGATTTTGGTGAGGTTGGAGCTGTACTTATTGAGAATCAACGGTTCAAAGAACTATTCATTGATAACATAGTTCTTGAAGGATTTCCTAAAGGGCCTCTTACCATTTCTTGCAATTCATGGGTTCATTCCAAGCATGATAATCCCACCAAGAGAATTTTTTTCAACAATAAG TCATATTTACCATCAGAGACACCAGATGGATTGAGGAGGCTAAGGGAAGAAGAATTGGAAAATTTAAGAGGAAATGGACAAGGGGAGAGACAATCATTTGACAGGATTTATGACTATGATACATATAATGATCTTGGTAATCCTGACTATGATTCCGAAACGAAAAGACCTGTTCTTGGTGGTAAAGAACATCCATACCCCCGACGTTGTAGAACAGGGCGCCCCCGCACCAAAACAG AACCATTATCAGAATCAAGAAGCCTCGACATATATATTCCAAGAGACGAGTCATTTTCTGAACTAAAGCAAGCATCATTTGGCATAAACACAATCAAATCTGTGTTGCATGGACTGGTGCCAATAATAGAGAGTGCACTTGTTGATAAAGAACGTGGATTTCCGTACTTCACGGCTATCGACACATTGTTTAACGAAGGAATCGAATTGCCTAAAGACACCGAAAAACCTTGGTATCTCCAAACACTTTTACCACGAACCGTAAAAGCTGTTAAGGACACCGGAAACGAAATCCTTCTTTTCGAGACTCCTGAGTTGTTTGACA GAGACAAATTTTCTTGGTTCAGAGATGAAGAATTTTCACGTCAAACGCTTGCTGGTCTTAACCCAATGGGCATTGAATTAGTTACT GAATGGCCGCTGAAGAGTAAACTTGACCCTGAAATTTACGGACCAGCTGAGTCTGCAATCACGAAAgaaataattgaaaaagaaatcAGAGGCTTCATGACTGTTGAAGAG GCATTGAAGCAAAAGAGGCTATTTGTATTGGATTACCATGATTTGCTGTTACCATATGTGGGTAAAGTCAGAGAGCTTGAGGGTACAACATTTTATGGCTCTCGCACACTGTTCTTCCTTGTCGATGAGTGTTCATTAAGGCCGGTTGCTATTGAGTTAACACGTCCTAAAATCGATGACAAACCACAATGGAGGCAAGTATTTACACCAGGCTTTGATGCTACAAGTTGTTGGCTATGGAGGCTTGCGAAAGCGCATGTTTTAGCTCATGACTCTGGCATCCACCAGCTTGTCTCGCATTG GTTGAGGACTCATGCTTGTGTAGAGCCATACATAATCGCAGCTAATAGACAACTTAGTGAAATGCACCCAGTTTACAGGCTGCTGAGTCCTCATTTCCGATACACAATGGAAATCAATGCCCTTGCTCGAGGACTACTCATAAATGCAGGTGGAATTATTGAAACTACATTCAATCCTGGCAAGTATTCCATCGAGCTTAGCTCTGCTGCTTATGACAAGCTCTGGCGTTTTGACACCGAAGCATTGCCAGCTGATTTGATTAGAAG GGGAATGGCAGTCGAAGATCCAACAGCAAAACATGGTCTGAAGCTAACAATTGAAGATTATCCATTTGCAAATGATGGTTTAGAGCTCTGGGATGCAATTAAGCAGTGGGTCACTGATTATGTGAACTATTACTACCCAGAAGCAAGCAAAGTAAAATCTGACCATGAGCTCCAGGGATTTTGGGAAGAAGTCCGAACCAAAGGTCACGGAGACAAGAAAGACGAACCATGGTGGCCTGTTTTGAACAGCCAAGAAGACCTCATCCATGTTCTAACCACCATTATTTGGGTGACTTCAGGTCATCATGCAGCAGTTAACTTTGGGCAATATGTGTTTGCTGGATACTTTCCCAATAGGCCAACAATGGCTAGAACAAATATGCCAACTGAGGATCCATCAGAGGAGGAATTTGACCTGTTCCTGAAGAAACCAGAGTACACCTTGTTAAAATGTTTCCCATCACAGATTCAAGCAACGAAAGTGATGGCTATTTTGGATGTTCTATCAGGACATTCACCTGAGGAGGAGTACCTTGGAGCTACATTGGAACCATCATGGGAAGCTGATCATGTCATTAAGACTGCATATGAAAGGTTTAGTGCAAGACTGAAGGAATTAGAAGCAGATATTGATGAGAAGAATAATGATTTGAAGAATACAAATCGAAGTGGAGCCGGAGTTGTTCCTTACGAGCTCTTGAAGCCATTCTCTGACCCTGGTGTCACCGGAAGAGGAGTTCCTAATAGCATTtccatttaa
- the LOC126659942 gene encoding uncharacterized protein LOC126659942 — translation MTSNIAESLNATNIAARELPITTMLEFLRSLVQKWTHANGNCARSLKTNMIKVAEDILNESYIRSLNLTVSPANDNIYTVTKTKTPFSVNLDTQTCCCRRFQTDKITCPHAVAVIRKYNKDPLFYCS, via the exons ATGACTTCAAACATTGCAGAATCTTTAAATGCAACAAACATAGCTGCAAGAGAACTGCCCATAACGACGATGCTCGAATTTCTACGTTCGCTTGTGCAAAAGTGGACTCATGCAAATGGAAACTGTGCAAGatcattaaaaacaaatatgatAAAAGTGGCTGAGGATATATTGAATGAAAGCTACATTCGATCTCTGAATCTGACG GTAAGCCCTGCAAATGACAATATATATACTGTCACTAAAACAAAAACTCCCTTCTCGGTCAATTTGGACACACAGACATGCTGCTGCAGAAGATTTCAAACAGACAAAATAACGTGCCCGCACGCAGTTGCTGTAATCAGGAAATACAACAAAGATCCTTTGTTCTATTGTTCATAG
- the LOC126661650 gene encoding uncharacterized protein LOC126661650 — translation MMVVRLRCKQENEDGDGGCGKVMNNVEIAARMNNCSMQHLEELLVKQLQIDLEDTNMQIKYQVKEDYPPIIIQDDDALNFYFKMKGKSSDPTHFPICIEIEQKIKDLSLYVSSSRSTHQNVNRNSTVCELQENSTNVDNSNSVSNMFQYAMDMGNLLDEDQEVQSPYVESTIINEIKATEIEEGQKYKDKSTLKTILSIYASNNHFQFRSYKSCKIEYIAICNEPDCEWKLRASRNKKSIVFIVRKFNNVHTCKVGERMADKRQATYNLVGNFIKDKYSNFKTVYTPADIIRDMKKEYGVELSYQTAWRSKERGLDLTRGHPADSYKLLLSYLHALKTTNPGSVAELETREDIFLYPIIVVDGTFLKAAYGGTLLTAATQDAADKIFPLAFCVVDSENDVSWEWFFNKLRETFGVREGMQDIEERKVKSENNILGQPKLTRLSSLKNTWRNLRNLTPK, via the exons ATGATGGTTGTGAGGCTGCGATGTAAACAAGAAAATGAAGATGGAGATGGCGGCTGCGGCAAAGTAATGAACAATGTAGAGATAGCTGCTA GAATGAATA ATTGTAGCATGCAACATCTTGAAGAATTACTAGTCAAACAACTACAAATAGATTTAGAAGACACAAATATGCAAATCAAATATCAG GTTAAAGAAGACTATCCACCAATAATAATACAAGATGATGATGCTTTAAATTTCTACTTTAAGATGAAAGGAAAATCATCAGACCCAACACACTTCCCAATCTGCAttgaaattgaacaaaaaataaaagatctaTCATTGTATGTATCATCATCGAGATCAACACACCAGAATGTCAACAGAAATTCAACAGTCTGTGAACTCCAAGAGAATTCAACaaatgttgataattccaattCAGTTTCAAATATGTTTCAGTATGCAATGGACATGGGAAATCTGTTAGATGAGGATCAAGAAGTGCAGAGTCCTTACGTAGAAAGTACGATCATTAATGAAATAAAGGCGACAGAAATTGAAGAAGGTCAAAAATACAAAGACAAGAGCACACTAAAGACTATATTAAGCATTTACGCGAGCAATAATCATTTTCAGTTCAGATCTTACAAGTCGTGCAAAATTGAGTACATAGCAATATGCAATGAGCCTGACTGTGAATGGAAATTGAGAGCGTcgagaaataaaaaatcaattgtaTTCATTGTGCGAAAATTTAACAATGTACACACTTGCAAAGTTGGGGAAAGGATGGCCGATAAAAGGCAGGCAACATATAATTTGGTTGGAAACTTCATAAAGGATAAGTACTCAAACTTCAAGACTGTTTACACGCCTGCCGATATTATTAGAGATATGAAGAAAGAATATGGAGTCGAACTAAGCTACCAAACAGCATGGAGATCAAAAGAGAGGGGATTAGATCTCACGAGAGGACATCCGGCTGATTCATACAAATTACTGCTTTCTTATCTACACGCGCTGAAAACAACAAATCCCGGGTCTGTTGCTGAATTGGAAACAAGAGAAGACATATTTCTTTAT CCGATAATTGTAGTCGATGGTACGTTCCTCAAAGCAGCTTATGGAGGAACTCTTCTAACGGCAGCGACTCAAGATGCAGCAGATAAAATTTTTCCTCTTGCATTTTGTGTGGTAGATTCTGAAAATGATGTTTCGTGGGAGTGGTTCTTTAACAAACTTAGAGAAACATTCGGCGTGAGGGAAGGAAT GCAAGATATAGAAGAGCGAAAGGTGAAATCAGAGAACAATATTTTGGGGCAGCCAAAGCTTACACGCTTGAGCAGTTTGAAAAATACATGGCGGAACTTGAGAAATTTGACCCCAAAATAA